In the genome of Juglans microcarpa x Juglans regia isolate MS1-56 chromosome 6S, Jm3101_v1.0, whole genome shotgun sequence, the window TGGTATCACTGTATCACTATGCATAGCAATTTCTAGGAAGCCAAACTCGTTCAAAACAACAGACATCAGTTGATTTGGCGCGAAGTAACTGTTAGGTGTGAACTGGTTTGAGTTATGTGGGGCCATTCCCTTGGAATTTTGGGGTACGCTCGAGACAAGCAATCTCGAAACTTTCGGTGTGTGTATTTTTGGACCGTTGGTTCCCCTATATAACACGCCCCATTCGCCACTCGGTTTTACTCTAcacttcttcctcctcctctacTACGCATTCTTCTCTCTTTGTATCTTGTTACTCACAGATCCTTTTGTCACTTTCTCACAAGTTCTTGACCGGTTGCCCAAACCTATCCTTTGAATGTTTTAGCTTCTGGTTTTCTCGATAGGTTTCCCATTTTGGAAGTTCTAGctagtatttttgttttcttgtggGGATTTTAAGCGGTTTCGGCTTCTGGGTATTGCTTAAAGTTTCAGTTTTTGTTCATTTGAGCTTTATTCTGGGACTAAAATTTGAGAAGGGGTTGGTGGGGGTGACAATTTCATCATAATCACAATCTTGAATCTTATAGACGATGTTTCCGTTGTACAACGGATGCATTCTATGGAAGCTGTGCTCGGTTTTCGACAAAAAATCTGCGGTTGATAAaagcttttatttttggatCTTCCAGATATTTAATAGGTACAGTTTAGGCACATAGCAAGAAGTTGAAATTTGGGTGCCCAAGTTTTCTAGCTTTGCAATCTGTTCTGTTCGTTCCGTGGCTGTTTTTAGGGAAATATATAGTCTAGACGAGAGGGTGTAAGATATGGGAGGGGCAACACTGCCACCGGGATTTCGTTTCCACCCAACCGATGAGGAATTGGTGGGTTATTACCTGAAGAGAAAAGTGGAGAGGCTTCCAATTGAGCTCGAAGTTATTCCAGTAGTGGATTTGTACAAATGCGATCCCTGGGAGTTGCCAGGTACTATTCAGATCAgcatttttttgaattttgctaCACTTAGCGTTTGTTATCATCTTGATTTCCATTTGAATTTGTTATCATCTTTAGCGAGAGTTTGCAAGTATTGGAAAGTGAATGTCAGATCAATCAAAGATGAATTTCTGTGTGTTGGTTTCATTTAAAACTTAGACTTGTGTTGGGGATTGTTGATAAGTCATGGATGATGGGCCAATGCAAAACCATACCGTACATTGGTGTTCTGGACGTTTGGCAGAGTAGCGAGTGTTAGTGGTTTTAGTCATAGATTTTGTGAATTGAGTTTTATGCCAATGTGAACAGAGAATACTTTAGATTtggaaagtaatttttttttttctttttgtctatTTGATTgttctatcattattctttttgcTAAAGCCCGTTATGAGATTTCTTTTTTCCGTGGGGCCTTCAAATTGTATGTTTTAAAGCAGTTCAATTTGCAGTTCTTTATTCCCAAAGAATAGAAAGGGAAACTACTGCAAGAAAAGCTTTCCTTCAAGTTGTTTTcatcaagatttttatttaaagtttattGTTGGGGAGATTTTCAAGAAAACTGATCTCTAAGCGGCAAATTGCAGAGAAATCATTCCTTCCTATACGAGATATGGAATGGTTCTTCTTCTGTCCCCGGGATAGAAAGTACCCGAATGGCACACGAACAAATAGAGCCACCAAATCTGGATACTGGAAAGCCACTGGAAAAGATAAGAAGGTTGTCTGTCAGACTAATTTGATGGGGTATCGCAAGACCCTAGTTTTCTATCGTGGACGGGCTCCTTTAGGCGATCGAACAGACTGGGTAATGCATGAGTACCGCCTTTGTGATGATCTCTCGCAGGAATCACCGAGTTTCCAGGTAAATTCAACCGTCTCATATAATGGATTGACTTTACATTTGTCTCAAGTTTGTTTGTAAAGCTTTGGTGCTTGGTTGCCTTGTATAGACTGGGAGACCGATATTGTATTTGGTTATTTCTCTATAGGGAGCTTTTGCTTTGTGCCGTGTTGTTAAGAAGAATGAGCACACACAGAAGATGAATGATCATGGAGAGCCAAAAGCTAAGAGGGCAGGGAGCAGTTTGAGTAATGGGGATCAGACCTCCATGACAATTCCAAACGTGCCCGTAAGCATTCCCAATGAAATTCTCTCTCGAGCAAGTTACCCGTGCAATGAGAGTCAGTATTCTAGCCCTATCACTTCTCCTTATGAAGTTCTTCCTATGGCAGAGTCTGAGCCTGCTTTGATGAAGACAAGTCCTACAAATTTCTGGGTCCCACCAGAGCTAATTCTTGATTCTTCAAAGGTATTAAATTGAGTTGTTAAGGAACTTCAGTCAgctatttttagattttttactcTTACATGAAAGATATAACCTTGGCTTACTGCAGGACTACCCACAAGTACAAGAAGCTGCATCTGAATACCCACAGTACCAGAATCCAAGCTCGTCAACTTCTTGGCCACCATACGAACATGCAGAAATCGCATCAAGTTCATCGTATTCAAATTTCAACGGGGAAGTCGAAGTTTCTGATGATTTGACCGGATATGGCTGCATGTTTCCTTACTCTGGGCATGCAAACTACATGGGCTTTTTTGGAAGTGAGGATGTTACATGTGAAGGTTATGACCAGAGCAGTTCACTAGTCTACCCACATCTCTTCtgaaaagggaagaaagatCATAGTAGCTCCTTTTTCAATTCAAGATTGGAATCTTGGGACCAAGCTCCTATTTGTAGGCAAGCATGTCAAGATGGGAATTTGGGGAAACATCGTGGTATATGGTTGCAGGAGGTGCAGCAACTTGGTGCTCGTGATATAGGCACCTATTTTAGGGTGGGATTGATCAACTATGAGTACCTTGCATTTGGTATTATCTAGAACAGGCCTCCGAGACAACGCCTTTTAACGTTGATTCTTGGAATCTAAAATAATGACCATAAACCCTTTATCTAACAAGCATAAAAGAGCCTGCTGTACAAGAACTATCCATGCTGTTGTATTGAAGTTGGTTTGATAGCCAAGTCTGGCCTCAGTTTTTTATTAATGCTGTTAGTTAGTAGCTCCTGGTGATAATCACTATTATTGACTGCACCAGATTTTGGTTTACTGGCAGTTGGCGATATGTTTTATAGATTCCAAGCGTTTGAACACTTTGGTTTCCTTTTGCCTGCATATGGAAGCATCTTTATGCATTAATTCTATCTAATGCTACTGGAATACTTACTCGTTTATGTTGCAAAGTCATGTTACTAGAATAACCTTCACTTGTTTCTTCGGGTTTATTTTGTTGAGATGTTCCTACACCACAGCTTCTATACATATAGAACAGTGATGACTGGCTGTTTGCTTACTAAATTGGCTTCTAATGATTTctctatttaattttgtaaaattattagaaaacatGTTTAATTTTGTCATTCTACAAGTTCAAGACAAGGAGCTCAAAGTTAGTTGGGCATGTGTGAACTGGAGGGAGTGCTTCTGTTTGAACTTTCTACTGCCAAAGCTGCTTTCTGTGATGACTGTACTCATTAAGTTGTgaattaagtttttaaaatgCAATATGCTCTTTATCAAAAGCTAAGGTAAAGTCTATCTTAAATCTACATTAATATAACCACTTTATCACAACTTGCTTTTACGCACATTCTTTAACTTTGTGTTGGTTTCTTATTGCATGCTTTGGTGGCACTTGTGTTATTGGTGGATTCTGAAAGCCATTCACTACCGGAGTGGAATCTGTTTCAAGATAGATCAATTTCTAgttattctttctttcttttcctttttttttttttttttttttggggttcaTCTAACAAGACATTCATTTGAAACTGTCCTTTCTTCTAGTATCTCAGAAACATGGAAGGTGTCCGGCAGTAGGGGGTAAATCCTTGTGAAGAGCACCCCCTATCTTTTCTGGTTTTCTAAAGCAATAGCAAAGAACTAAATTATTGTTTGGCTAGCAATAAATATAGAAAGAGGTCATCTCTTATGAAGTGAAGATAGCAAAAGTAGACTTATCAAAATCTGTTGTGCTACGTGCGGCAATTACGATGAAAAGTAtgtaaagagaagaaaaacaagaaaaatacagaTTTAATGTAGTTCGGTAGTGTGCCTACATCCATAGGAGCGGAGGTTGAATTTTCACTACCAGTCAAAGTAGGGTTACATcatatgtatttatactaaACCTAGCTGTACAAAGGTATTAGAAAATTCCAATAATACCCATGTACGCTCCCCTCACTCCACTGCACTTTACTTCCGACATCAACTTGCTTTCTCTGTATATGTGTTCCACTCAATATGAGCTACATACTACAACAAAACGAATCTGGAAAAGAGTTATGCTTTTGATGGTATAACCTGTTCGAAGCTAGGATACGTAGCA includes:
- the LOC121237071 gene encoding NAC domain-containing protein 71-like → MGGATLPPGFRFHPTDEELVGYYLKRKVERLPIELEVIPVVDLYKCDPWELPEKSFLPIRDMEWFFFCPRDRKYPNGTRTNRATKSGYWKATGKDKKVVCQTNLMGYRKTLVFYRGRAPLGDRTDWVMHEYRLCDDLSQESPSFQGAFALCRVVKKNEHTQKMNDHGEPKAKRAGSSLSNGDQTSMTIPNVPVSIPNEILSRASYPCNESQYSSPITSPYEVLPMAESEPALMKTSPTNFWVPPELILDSSKDYPQVQEAASEYPQYQNPSSSTSWPPYEHAEIASSSSYSNFNGEVEVSDDLTGYGCMFPYSGHANYMGFFGSEDVTCEGYDQSSSLVYPHLF